In one window of Nicotiana tabacum cultivar K326 chromosome 12, ASM71507v2, whole genome shotgun sequence DNA:
- the LOC142167047 gene encoding uncharacterized protein LOC142167047, which yields MFGGPLARCLGPNQTEYVMREVNEGHCENHAGGRSLVKTLIRAGYYWPKIEEDAENFVTKCDKCQRYANNMHRPAELLHTVISLWLSMKWGMDIVGPLPQAKGKKRLEKSKGNWPEELPGVLWAYRTTAKTSTGETLFSFVYGSEALIPVEIGEPSTRFTLATKESNDEELRTNLDLLEQRREAALIQMETQKQIIERYYNRKAHIRYFKIGDFVLKKVFQSMKTTGAGKLNPNWEGPYKVRGIAGKGAYELETMDGKVLPSS from the exons ATGTTTGGCGGTCCTTTAGCAAGGTGCCTTGGACCCAATCAAACAGAGTACGTGATGAGGGAAGTAAATGAAGGACATTGCGAAAATCACGCAGGCGGAAGATCTTTAGTTAAAACACTAATcagggcaggatactactggcctaaaatagaagaagatgcagaaaattTTGTAAccaaatgtgataagtgtcaacgatATGCCAACAATATGCATCGACCTGCAGAGTTATTACATACAGTTATTTCCCTATGGCTAtctatgaaatggggaatggatatagtaGGGCCTTTACCACAAGCTAAAGGAAAG aagagaCTAGAAAAATCAAAAGGGAATTGGCCTGAAGAATTACCAGGAGTGTTATGGGCTTATAGAACCACAGCAAAAACATCCACAGGAGAAACTCTATTTTCGTTTGTGTACGGTTCAGAAGCTTTAATCCCAGTTGAAATAGGAGAACCAAGCACGAGATTCACATTGGCAACGAAAGAGTCGAACGATGAGGAATTAAGAACAAACTTGGACTTACTCGAACAAAGAAGAGAAGCAGCTTTAATACAGATGGAAACACAAAAGCAAatcatagaacgatactacaacaGAAAGGCTCACATCAGGTActttaaaattggggacttcgttctTAAAAAGGTTTTCCAATCAATGAAAACAACCGGAGCAGGAAAGTTaaatccaaattgggaaggaccctataaaGTTCGAGGTATCGCTGGAAAAGGTGCCTACGAGTTAGAAACCATGGATGGAAAGGTTTTACCCTCGAGTTga